One genomic region from Balaenoptera acutorostrata chromosome 1, mBalAcu1.1, whole genome shotgun sequence encodes:
- the RUNX3 gene encoding runt-related transcription factor 3, with protein sequence MRIPVDPSTSRRFTPPSTAFPCGGGGGGGGKMGENSGALGAQAAVGPGGRARPEVRSMVDVLADHAGELVRTDSPNFLCSVLPSHWRCNKTLPVAFKVVALGDVPDGTVVTVMAGNDENYSAELRNASAVMKNQVARFNDLRFVGRSGRGKSFTLTITVFTNPTQVATYHRAIKVTVDGPREPRRHRQKLEDQTKAFPDRFGDLERLRMRVTPSTPSPRGSLSTTSHFSSQAQTPIQGASDLNPFSDPRQFDRSFAALPTLPESRFPDPRMHYPGAMSAAFPYSATPSGTSISSLGVASMPATGRFHHTYLPPPYPGAPQNQSGPFQANPSPYHLYYGASSGSYQFSMVAGSSSAGDRSPTRMLASCPSSAASVATGNLMNPSLGGQSDGVEADGSHSNSPTALSTPGRMDEAVWRPY encoded by the exons ATGCGTATTCCTGTAGACCCGAGCACCAGCCGCCGCTTCACACCTCCCTCCACGGCCTTCccctgcggcggcggcggcggcggcggcggcaagATGGGCGAGAACAGCGGCGCGCTGGGCGCGCAGGCGGCCGTGGGGCCCGGCGGGCGCGCCCGACCCGAGGTGCGCTCGATGGTGGACGTGCTGGCGGACCACGCGGGCGAACTCGTGCGCACCGACAGCCCCAACTTCCTCTGCTCCGTGCTGCCCTCGCACTGGCGCTGTAACAAGACGCTGCCCGTCGCCTTCAAG GTGGTGGCTCTGGGGGACGTGCCAGATGGAACGGTGGTGACAGTGATGGCGGGCAACGATGAGAATTACTCCGCTGAGCTGCGCAACGCCTCGGCTGTCATGAAGAACCAGGTGGCCAGGTTCAACGACCTTCGCTTCGTGGGCCGCAGCGGGCGAG GGAAGAGTTTCACACTGACCATCACCGTGTTCACCAACCCCACGCAAGTGGCCACCTACCACAGAGCCATCAAGGTGACCGTGGATGGACCCCGGGAGCCCAGAC GGCATCGACAGAAGCTGGAGGACCAGACCAAGGCGTTCCCTGACCGCTTCGGGGATCTGGAGCGCCTGCGCATGCGGGTGACGCCGAGCACGCCCAGCCCCCGAGGCTCGCTCAGCACCACCAGCCACTTCAGCAGCCAGGCCCAGACCCCCATCCAAG GCGCCTCCGACCTGAACCCTTTCTCCGACCCCCGCCAGTTTGACCGCTCCTTCGCAGCGCTGCCGACCCTCCCGGAGAGCCGCTTCCCCGACCCCCGGATGCATTACCCAGGGGCCATGTCGGCCGCCTTCCCCTACAGCGCCACCCCCTCGGGCACGAGCATCAGCAGCCTCGGCGTGGCCAGCATGCCGGCCACCGGCCGCTTCCACCACACCTACCTCCCACCGCCCTACCCGGGGGCCCCGCAGAACCAGAGCGGGCCCTTCCAGGCCAACCCTTCCCCCTACCACCTCTACTACGGCGCTTCCTCCGGCTCTTACCAGTTCTCCATGGTGGCCGGCAGCAGCAGCGCTGGCGACCGCTCGCCCACCCGCATGCTGGCCTCCTGCCCCAGCAGCGCCGCCTCTGTCGCCACTGGCAACCTCATGAACCCCAGCCTGGGTGGCCAGAGCGACGGCGTGGAGGCCGATGGCAGTCACAGCAACTCGCCTACCGCCCTGAGCACGCCCGGCCGCATGGACGAGGCCGTGTGGCGGCCCTACTGA